A window of Neisseria canis contains these coding sequences:
- a CDS encoding TolC family outer membrane protein, which produces MSRLKFLAAVFPIIFFSSSNSYAFSLAEAWKAAVDYSADYSASKHERDAEAEQKRIARSALLPKITANASYQRHPSSSSSETRSQGWNIQASQVLFDKSRYAQYKQGKLAEESANAKLDSKEGELLLNVSKAYFDVLLQKDKLSAIRKEKSAYEQQMKQAKEMFKQGAATIIDTHEAKSGYDAALSKEIETLTQLEIAENTLADMTGLNPKLIRTIKISPNNTNLLGYTKEQDWQSLAESHNPEWLQQKLALASSKEGLKAAKGKHWPTVTLNGGYQNNMNTVENEAYGGEYKYRSKGGTISVDVNMPLYTGGETSSLIRQAAAQEMQNQDLLTATERKIKLAIKQAYRSTSSNKILMMAQERLLVTNQAKLDSTKLGRQVGVRNNLEEIQAQQNKAEAEQKLAEAKYAYVQSYLQLLQSAGVLTEPERQIQIHQTLY; this is translated from the coding sequence ATGTCTCGACTCAAATTCTTAGCAGCTGTATTTCCCATTATTTTCTTCTCATCATCAAACAGTTATGCTTTCTCTCTTGCAGAAGCATGGAAAGCAGCAGTTGACTATTCGGCGGATTATTCAGCTTCAAAACATGAACGCGATGCTGAAGCAGAACAAAAACGGATAGCCCGATCGGCCTTACTGCCCAAAATTACAGCAAACGCTTCTTATCAAAGGCATCCTTCATCCAGTTCTTCAGAAACCCGCTCTCAAGGCTGGAATATTCAAGCCAGCCAAGTTTTGTTTGATAAAAGCCGCTATGCTCAATATAAGCAGGGGAAACTTGCAGAAGAATCGGCCAATGCCAAATTAGACAGTAAAGAAGGAGAGCTGCTGCTTAATGTTTCAAAAGCATATTTCGATGTTTTACTTCAAAAAGACAAGCTTTCTGCCATACGCAAAGAAAAATCTGCGTATGAGCAGCAAATGAAACAAGCAAAAGAAATGTTCAAGCAAGGTGCTGCCACGATTATTGATACCCACGAAGCTAAATCCGGTTATGATGCGGCATTGTCAAAAGAAATTGAAACACTTACACAATTGGAAATTGCTGAAAATACTCTGGCCGATATGACCGGTTTAAATCCCAAACTCATTAGAACCATTAAAATTTCTCCCAATAACACAAATTTGCTCGGCTATACCAAAGAACAAGACTGGCAGTCGCTGGCAGAGAGTCATAACCCTGAATGGCTTCAACAAAAATTAGCCTTGGCAAGTTCCAAAGAAGGGCTTAAAGCAGCCAAAGGAAAACATTGGCCTACGGTCACGCTCAACGGAGGCTACCAAAACAATATGAATACGGTAGAAAACGAAGCTTACGGCGGTGAATATAAGTATCGCAGCAAAGGCGGCACCATCTCGGTTGATGTCAACATGCCCCTCTACACCGGAGGAGAAACCTCCAGCCTAATCCGGCAGGCTGCGGCGCAAGAAATGCAGAATCAGGATCTATTAACCGCAACAGAGCGTAAAATCAAACTGGCAATAAAACAAGCTTACCGATCCACCAGCAGCAATAAAATTTTGATGATGGCTCAAGAGCGGCTGCTGGTAACCAACCAAGCTAAACTGGATTCGACCAAATTAGGCCGCCAAGTCGGCGTACGAAACAACTTAGAAGAAATACAGGCCCAACAAAACAAGGCAGAAGCCGAACAAAAACTCGCAGAAGCAAAATACGCTTATGTACAGTCTTATTTACAGCTGCTACAAAGTGCCGGCGTACTTACCGAACCCGAACGCCAAATCCAGATCCATCAAACACTCTATTAA